GTCTCTGCAAGAGCAATTCATTCGGCTCAAGTCGGAGCTGGTCTTGCTCTCCGTCAGCGTGACTGATCAACTGGGGCGCTTCATCACAGGGCTGAAACCGGATCACTTCACCGTCTACGAGGACAATGTCCCGCAACAGGTCAAGTTCTTCAGCACCGACGACATCCCGATCAGCGTGGGGCTGATTCTGGACATCTCCGGCAGCATGAAGAACAAGATCGCTCGCTTGCGTGAGGCCGTGCGCCGCTTCATCGAGTGGAGCAACCCGCAGGACGAGTTCTTCGCCATCGCCTTCAACAAGCAGGTGATGCTGCTGGCGGACTTCACCGACGGCGAGGTCCTGCTCACGTATCTGCCGTTCCTTCGCGCACAAGGTCGAACGGCGCTCTTCGATGCTGTCTATGAAGGCGTGCTGAAGCTGCGTCATGCCCGGCACGGCAAGCGCGTGCTCTTGGTCATCAGCGATGGACAGGACAATAGCTCGCGATACAGTTACGGCGCGCTCTCCCGCCTGCTGAAGGAATCCGATGTGCAGATCTATACGATCGGGACGCCCGATCCAACGCTCTACAACACTTATTTCGAGCAGCAAGGGATCGCGATCTTGCAGCAGCTCTCGAAGCTGACCGGAGGCCGTCATTTCACCGTCATGGGGGCGTCGCTGCTGGAAGCCGTCTGCGCGACGATCGCCCGCGAATTGCGCCAGCAGTACAATATCGGGTACATCTCCACGAACACGAGCCGCGATGGGAAGTGGCGACGCATCAAGATCGAGGTCGCTCGTGATGGGAACAAGAAGTTCAAGGTCCATGCTCGGCGCGGCTATTACGCCCCGGTGGGCCAGCCATAAACGCCATGGCTCTCCGGCAAGGAGGGAAGGCGATCATCCGGCATCGAATCGTCTGCAGCGCGTGGCTCGTAATGGCGATCGGAGTCCTGGGTCCCTCGGGAGGGGGTAAGGACCCTCAGGGGGACCTATGGGGACTCCGAGCGAAGGCGGCTGCGTCTCGTTCACAAACTCATCCCTCGGTTCCCCGTCCAGCCGTCTTCGAGCAACGCCTCGCCGTTTCCTCGCTCAGTGAATTCAAGGTCGAGAACCCACGCGGCCGCATCCTCATCCGCGATGGCCCTCCTGATCAACTCGTGCTTCGCATCGAGAGCAATCTCCCGATCGCGGAAGAGATGGTGCGCCTCAAAGTGGAGAAGAATCGCGCGAGCCTTCGTACGATGACCCGTCACGAGGAGCAAACGCTCGATGTCTATCTGACGGTCCCACCTGGTCTGCGGCTGCAAGCGAAAACGGAAGATGGAACCGTACAGGTACATGGCCGCCCGCGCGCGGTGCGCGTGGAGACGCTCAGCGGTGACGTCATCCTTGGAATCCCGGTCGAGGATCTCAAAGCGGAATTGGTATGGACTGAAGGTTATGTGCGCTATGCGGGTCCTCCGCTGCCGCGCATCGAGCAACCGGTTCTCCCTCGCTCATCGACGCAGAGTGTTGCGCCTCCTCCAGCGGTCCTTGCGGGAAAGATCGGCCAAGGCCGCCTCGCTGTTCACGTCCGCACGCTCAACGGATGGGTGGAACTCGGGCCGCCCACAGCTTCGGACCGCGTCATCATGGGTTTGGTCCCCCCACAACCGATGACGCGTGCCGCCCGCGTCTTAGCCGAAAATCGGTGGAGCGTCCTGGGCGAAGCCCTGCGCAGGTTGGAGCCGCGCTTGGCCCGTATCGTCGAGATGGGAGGTCCGGTGCCCTGGCCAGCAGCTTCGGCTGAGGAAGAAGATGCCATCCGATTAGAAGCCCCGCTGGTGAACTTGCTGCTGAGCGTCACCGATGCTGAAGGCAAGGTCCTCAGCGGACTCACGACGAGCGATTTCACCGTCTTTGAAGATGGCCTCCAGCAGGAAGTTCGCCATTTCGCTGTCGAGACGAGCCCCTTCAACCTCGTCCTCCTGCTGGA
This genomic interval from Blastocatellia bacterium contains the following:
- a CDS encoding VWA domain-containing protein; translated protein: AVVPAKEPSATPEVVWRNADAPVPNPAGSQSASEQVTRVTTSTDQSLQEQFIRLKSELVLLSVSVTDQLGRFITGLKPDHFTVYEDNVPQQVKFFSTDDIPISVGLILDISGSMKNKIARLREAVRRFIEWSNPQDEFFAIAFNKQVMLLADFTDGEVLLTYLPFLRAQGRTALFDAVYEGVLKLRHARHGKRVLLVISDGQDNSSRYSYGALSRLLKESDVQIYTIGTPDPTLYNTYFEQQGIAILQQLSKLTGGRHFTVMGASLLEAVCATIARELRQQYNIGYISTNTSRDGKWRRIKIEVARDGNKKFKVHARRGYYAPVGQP
- a CDS encoding VWA domain-containing protein; protein product: MAIGVLGPSGGGKDPQGDLWGLRAKAAASRSQTHPSVPRPAVFEQRLAVSSLSEFKVENPRGRILIRDGPPDQLVLRIESNLPIAEEMVRLKVEKNRASLRTMTRHEEQTLDVYLTVPPGLRLQAKTEDGTVQVHGRPRAVRVETLSGDVILGIPVEDLKAELVWTEGYVRYAGPPLPRIEQPVLPRSSTQSVAPPPAVLAGKIGQGRLAVHVRTLNGWVELGPPTASDRVIMGLVPPQPMTRAARVLAENRWSVLGEALRRLEPRLARIVEMGGPVPWPAASAEEEDAIRLEAPLVNLLLSVTDAEGKVLSGLTTSDFTVFEDGLQQEVRHFAVETSPFNLVLLLDVSGSTRGQFEAIRQAARRFLELMRPEDKVALLLFARDVEVVAALTSDRDQVKRALDTVVPPLGSTALYDAIGYALAEVLGPVRGQRNALVVLTDGRDSSFAYQGTPLWNDPLRRPGSFLRFEDLVLGVLQSDALIYPIMFENEAELAAALSESGREQVRVGTRVAEEQLRRLADLSGGRFYRVRSLDQLEGVYEQIAADLRTIYSLAYMPTRVERDGSWRQIEVRVARRGARVRTRPGYFAR